The Morganella morganii sequence ACGCCACTGCTCTTCACTCATTCCGGAATTTTCCGCTGCGGAACGTGTCGTATTTATCGCCATAAATAACATCCTTAATGTTTAAATCTTAAACAATGTTGTTCTTAACGGGTGCGATTTAAACAACGTATTATGTAATAACGTTTTGTTATCAGCAGGCTTATTTTTTAATATCTTTATCATAAAGGATGTAAATCAGAAAAAATAATGCTTTTTAGAGAGAGGTAAAGTGATATCAGGAGAAAAATTTTCTCCCGGACAGCAATAATCATGATTAAACGTGGTATGAAGCAAACGGCGCAATCATTAATATTGCTTATCAGGTATAAATTTACGTGAAGAAGTGATTTTATAAAAAATGAGAGCTCTGTGGCATACGTGATACTGACCCCGGAAATGAACAAAGCGTGAGCTGTTCCTGTAGTATCCGGGGGGCGGTTCTGTTATATAAAAACGATTACGGATAAACAAGGATGTAATATGACGAAGATATTCCGGATGATTTGAATCAGAAGTATGGTCAATAATAAATACTGACTATCAGGAAATATCAGGTGAAAAAAATAGTATTGCTTGTGTGCTTTACCTTTTCGGTCAGTGCATTCGGTTATATTACTTATGACCCGAACGATCCGAATATAAAAGCCGTGTGCAGAGACGGCTCTTATTCTACCTCAAAAGGACGCGGCACCTGTTCACATCACGGCGGAGTGGATCACTATCTGTGATATCACAATCCGCCGGATTTCCGCATCGGGTTACGGCCCGACAGATTTTTTGTGCCGCTGCGCAGAATATTTCCCACCATATCCACACGCGCCTCAAATGGCGGGAACGGCAGGATGATATTGTTTTCCGCGAAGCTGCGCAGGATATTCTGATGGATCTCATGACGCGCCGGCAGGCGGTGTCCCATTTCAGCGGCGTAGGCGCGCAGTTCGAAAATCTGAATACCCTGTTGTAAATCAACCAGATAAGCTTCCGGATTTGGCGTGTCCAGAATCATTGCCGAGTCCTGTGCCGCCATCAGCAGCAGAATAGTGACCTGCTCCGGATTGGCTTCCGCCGGGACCGGGATGGTCAGGACGATACGGGTGACGGTATCTGAGAGTGACCAGTTGATAAACTGCTCGGTAATAAAGGCTTTGTTCGGGACGATAATCTCTTTGCGGTCCCAGTCTGTCAGCGTGGTGGCGCGGGTGTTGATGCGCGTGATGCTGCCGGTCAGGTCACGGATGGTGACGGTATCGCCGATACGGATCGGTTTTTCGAACAGGATCATCAGGCCGGAAACAATGTTGGCGAAAATCTCCTGTAAACCAAAGCCCAGCCCGACACCCATTGCAGTGACAAACCACTGCATTTTCGACCATTCAATGCCGATCAGCGAGAAGCCGACAATCCCGCCGACCAGGGTAATACTGTATTTGGTCAGCGTGGTAATCGCGTAACCGGTACCCGGAGTCAGATCGAGATGCTGTAACAGCGCCAGTTCCAGCAATGCGGGAAGGTTCCGCACCAGCTGCGTGGTGATGATAATCACCAGAATGGCGACAAAGACAGAGCCGAGCGTAATCGGCTGGAGGGTATCCACACCGTTGATACTGCTGCTGACATCCCAGAGCCGGATATTTTCCAGGAAGGAGAAGGCGGTGTGCAGTTCAGACCAGAGCAGAATACAGGATACCAGGGCAATCATGGTCAGAATCGAACGGACCAGCCCGACTGACTGCGCACTGATGGTATCGAGGTCAATGACCTGCTCTTCAATATCAATCACACCTTCCGCGCTGTTGGCATTACTGTTGACGCTGCTGTCATCATCACTTTTTGCCCGTTGTGCCAGGATTTCAGCACGGCGCTGTTTGGCACGTTCAAAGGCGATACGGCGGCGCTGGATCAGCATCCAGCGGGTGATAATGTTGTAGACCACCAGCAGCATAAACCAGATGGCGACCGAGGTTTCCAGGCGGCCGAGCAGTGCCTGTGAAGTCGCGAGATAGCCGAGCAGAGCGGCAATCGCCGCCACTACCGGTGCCAGCAGGAGCAGCCACCACATTCCTTTGCTGACGGCATTGTCGCCGCTGCCGTGGCGGTCAAGATAGAGCGGAACTCCCGCACGGCGCAGGCTGCTGGTAATGATAAATAGCGCGGCACACAGCAGCAGGAAGCAGAGACGGCCGAGTGTCGGGGCAAACTCCCGGTCATTGAAGTATTCAAAGGTGGTCATTGCCATCATCAGCGGCACAATGACAAAAATGGAAAGCTGATAGAAACGCATTGCCCGTTTAACGCGGGCTTCCGGCCAGCGGAACTGTGCGATAAACAGCCCGTTAGGCCGGGCAAAGGTTGCGCAGAACATAAACAGCCACAGCACCGGTGTGGTGGCGCTGACACCGTCACCGATCGCTTTTGCCATCGGGTACTGCCAGGCATTCTGTAACCCGTAGCCGATAGCGGACCACAGTACCGGCAGCGGCAGAGAGACAAGCACAGACCAGAACAGCGTGCGCAGTGTGATGGAAAAGCGATCCAGTGTTACTTTACCGATACGCTGACTGGTTCTGTCCAGAAATGCCTGATAGTGACGGCGGTAGTTCAGGCCGAAAATCGCCAGCAGCAGGGTGCCGATGATATAGAGCGAAATCTCTTTGTTCTGCCACGAGAACATAGTTTTAAATGCACCGCCGAGCTGCGCTAGGGTATCCAGGGACAGCAGCTTGGTCAGGCTGGTCAGTATCTCAATCGGGTAATTGAGGTAAACCGGTGTGGCATCCGCCACCCAGAACAGATAGCGGTGGGTGTCGTCGCGGACTTCAATCAGCACATCACTAAGCTGACTGGTGGTCACTTTGAGCTTGGTCAGCTCCAGAATTTCAGTATCGTAACCGGAGAGCAGGGAGCCGAGCAGCTCTTTGCGGTTCTGAATCAGCTGCTGATAGAGGGAAGCCTGATCCGGCGGGAGGGAGGCTGTTTGTGACGTATCCGGTTCATTATTATTACCGGACAGGGCATCGAGCATATTTTCATATTTCAGACGCTCAACACGCAGGTCGGTAATCTCTTTATCCAGCTGCTGCGGTTTCGGCATGTCCGGCAGGCGGCTGAGCTGTGCCCGCAGGGCTTCCCCCAGTGCGGTTGAGCCGTTCAGCCACTGTGCCTGCTCCTGAATGGTGCCGAGTACCTGACGCGCTTTCTGGATATCGGTTGCCGCCTGGCGCTGCATCTCTCCGATATCACTCATGTGCGCGGCCTGATCATTCAGCACCTGCGACAGTTCGCGGTTAATATCAATCTGTTCTTTCAGGTACGGCGGTAAATCACCGGCCTGTTCGGCCAGCAGTTCGGTGCGTTCCAGCGCCAGTTCCGCTTTCTGCTGACGTTTGCCGTTGAGCACACTGCGCAACTGCTGAAGTTCGAGATCCAGCCGCTGATAGCGTTTACGCAGCAGTTCAAGGCGGATGCGGGTCAGTTCCTGGCGGTTATTGGCAGATAGCTGAGCCAGTTCCAGCTCATTGACCGTTGCCTTGCGTGCCTGCACTTCTGCGGCGGCCAGCGTGGCCTGAGCTTCGGCAAGCGGGGTCAGCGGGGTTGCGAGTCCCTGCTGGCGGGAGGTGGCTTCATTCAGGAGACGGCGGGCTTCGGACTGCTGCTGGGGCAGGAGGGTCAGAGAATCGCTGATTTCGCGGTTTTTGTCCTGCTCCTGCTGTAACAGCCGTCCCTGCTCCAGTAACTGTCCGCTGAGCTGGATAGCCTGCTGCTCAAGGTCGCTGATAGGGCGGGTGGTCAGAATTTTGGCCGGGGAATCACTCTCTTCCAGCAGTTGCTGGCGTAATGCCCTGACCAGCTTCGGGAAGTTATCGATGGTGTCCTGATAGCTTTGTGCGCGTTCATCCGCAGCTTTGCTGTCTGTCAGCCAGTTCAGGGTCGCCTGTAACGCCTGAGCCATCTCAATATCTTTCGGATCTTTGCTGCTCTCAATCCGCTTCAGTTCCTGGCGGATCTGCGGCTCGTTAATATCCGATGCCGCATATACCGCTGTCAGCGGGGAGAAAAGAAAAACCGCCAGTAAAAATGAGATAATCAGGCGCACAGGGGAGAGTCCTCAGTTAGTGGCAGCGGCGTCTGGTTGTGACGGGCATGCAGGGCTTTCTTCCGCGCAGGCGGCATCATCCGCCGTAATGCGGGTGGCCAGCAGTTCACCCATACGGGTGGAAACGCCGTTTGCCAGTGCACTGTTCAGTGCCACTGTATCCGCCGGGAACAGGTTGATCACGGTGGAGCCGAGCTTAAAGCGGCCCATCTCTTCGCCTTTTTTCAGGTTTACCGCACAGACGCTGTCGTGTGCCGGATAAGTCCAGCGGCGGACAATCCCTTCACGCGGCGGGGTGACCATACCGCACCAGACGGTTTCCATACTGCCGACAATCGTGGCGCCCACCAGAATCTGCACCATCGGGCCGAAATCCGTGTCAAATACACAGATCAGACGCTCGTTACGGGCGAACAGGTTCGGGACATTGGCGGCGGTCAGCGGGTTAACGGAGAACAGGTCGCCCGGGACATAGATCATTTCACGCAGATGGCCGTCACACGGCATATGCACGCGGTGGTAATCACGCGGAGATAAGTAAGTGGTTACAAACTGCCCGTTGCGGAACAGATCCGCCAGCTGCCAGTTTCCGGCGAGCAGGGCTTCCAGGGTGTAGTTATGCCCTTTGGCCTGTAAAATCTGATCGTCACGGATAAGCCCCAGCTGACTGATGGTGCCGTCTGCCGGCAGTGCCAGGGTTTCGCTGCCCTGTACGATCGGGCGGACTTCCTCTTTCAGTGCGCGGATAAAAAACTCATTGAAGGTACTGTAAGCGATAAACTCGCTCTCTTTCGCTTCCTGCATATCCACTTTGTAGGCTTTGGCGAATGCTTTGATCACCAGCTGTGTCAGCCAGCCAAGTTTTTTGTTGGCAAAGCGGCCTGCCAGCTGAGTAAGACACTGTTTAGGCAGCAAATATTGTAATTTTATTTTAAGAGTATCCAGCACATCGACCTCTGGTATTGTTTGTTATCTGCCGGTTTTTCCGGCGAATTCTGAACAAAAGGGGGCTATTGTACCTGTGCTTATTGCGCTTGTCAGTCTTCACCGGCCGTAAAATTACGGCGTGGTTTCACCTGTGCCATACTTTCCAGAATACGGTGATAATTTTCAAAGCGTTCCGCACTGATTTCGCCGTTCTCCACAGCTTCGCGCAGCGCACAGCCCGGGTCATCCCCGTGTTTGCAGTCACGGAATTTACAGCCGCCGAGATAATCGCGGAATTCCGTATATCCCTGAGTGACCTGTTCCGGTGTCAGGTGCCACAACCCGAATTCACGCACTCCCGGTGAGTCGATCACATCCCCGCCGTGCGGGAAATGATACAGCCGTGAGGCGGTGGTGGTGTGCTGACCCAGCCCGGAAACATCAGAAACGTTATTGACCAGGATATCCGCGTTTTCCGGCAGCAATGTATTGAGTAGGCTGGATTTTCCGACACCGGATTGTCCGGCGAAGATGGAAATCCGTCCGGCAAGTGCTGCCGTCAGTGCATCAATCCCCTCGTTGGTGTAGCCGGATACTTCCAGCACACGGTATCCGATATTACGATAGATATTCATTAAATCATTGACCTGGTCGCGGCTTTCGTCATTCAGCAGGTCAATTTTGTTGAGCACAATCAGTGGTTCCACACCGAGTGTTTCGCAGGCGACCAGATAGCGGTCAATAATATTGAGTGATAATTCCGGTAAAATCGCGGAAACAATCACGATCTGGTTGATATTGGCGGCGATCGGTTTAATACCGTCATAAAAATCAGGACGGGTCAGTACCGATTCACGTTCATGCACTGCCTCAACAATCCCGTTAACACGGCCTTCTTCGTTATTCTGCAACGCAGCACGCCAGACCACGCGGTCACCGGTGACCAGTGATTTGATAGTGCGGCGCAGGTTGCAGCGCTGTACCGAGCCGTCTGCGGCTTCAATATCCGCATGCTGCCCGAAACGGCTGATTACCTGTCCTTCCTGAGCCTCACCGAACAGGCTGTCCTCAGGCTCCGGGCGGTTCTCTTTGCGCAGTTTGCGCTGCTGGTTTGCCTGAACACGCCGTACCTGACCTTTGGAAAGTTTTTGTTTAGCCAACGAAACCTCGTCTGTTTTGACACCACGTAAAGAAGAAAGTGCCCGCCGGGGTGACTCGCGGCAGGGCGGATTACGCGCTATGATACACCATTCATTTTACCCGTCATCATTCAATCCGTGTGAACAAAAAACAGGCGGATACTCAGGTAACTATAGGATACAACATGGCAAAAAGTGAACAGAACCTTATCTGGATCGATCTGGAAATGACCGGACTTGACCCGGAACGTGACCGGATTATCGAAATCGCCACCATTGTGACAGATGCAAACCTGAATATTCTGGCGGAAGGCCCGGTTCTGGCGGTACACCAGTCTGATGAACAATTAGGTCTGATGGATGACTGGAATGTCCGCACACACGGCGCCAGCGGGTTAACTGAACGTGTCCGCGCCAGCACGTATTCCGACGCACAGGCAGAGCAGGCCACTATCGCGTTCCTGGAGCAGTGGGTGCCGCAGGGCGCTTCTCCTATCTGCGGTAACAGTGTCGGCCAGGATCGCCGTTTTCTGTTCCGTTATATGCCGGCGCTTGAGCAATATTTTCACTACCGTTACCTGGATGTCAGCACCCTGAAAGAGCTGGCCCGCCGCTGGAAACCGGAAGTGCTGGACGGCTTCACCAAGAAAAACACCCACCAGGCGCTGGATGATATCCGCGAGTCAATCGCGGAACTGGCTTACTACCGCGAAACCTTTATCCGCCTGTGATAAAAAACGGTGGCTGATTTTCAGCCGCCGGTCGGTTAATATTAGTTCAGGTTGCGTGTTTTATAGCATATTTGCCGGTTTTATCGGCATCTGAACAAAAAAATTCATTTTTTCGTGCCGGAGGGCTTGCCAGAAAATGAATTTTTCGTATAATGCGCTCCCCGTACCGAGATAGATTTTCAATCGAAAGCGGTGCGGGCAAATTGCAAAATATGCGGGAATAGCTCAGTTGGTAGAGCACGACCTTGCCAAGGTCGGGGTCGCGAGTTCGAGTCTCGTTTCCCGCTCCAATTTTGCAGATTGTCAGGTAATATACCGGTTGTGACGCGGGAATAGCTCAGTTGGTAGAGCACGACCTTGCCAAGGTCGGGGTCGCGAGTTCGAGTCTCGTTTCCCGCTCCAATTTTCAGATAGTCAGGTATATACCGTTGTGATGCGGGAATAGCTCAGTTGGTAGAGCACGACCTTGCCAAGGTCGGGGTCGCGAGTTCGAGTCTCGTTTCCCGCTCCAATCTTTTTCTTCTCTTCAGTCCCCCCGAGCATTATTTTCTGAATAAAATCCTTTGCGTGATTTCTGTTACCGGTTCTGCCGGGAAAACTGCTGTGCGGTGCAAATAATCATCAGTCACAGTTATCCGCAGCACAAAACCGTCCACACTGAACTTTTGCTGATAATTTAATCTGTTAGATGCTTTTTTTTTGTAAATACGGGGAAAAGTCTTGCTAATCCCGGCGTGGTGAAATAGAATTTGCGCCCTCTCTGACGAAGGGCAGATGAACGATCACCAGCGGTGATTATTCAGACAGTGAAAGATTACCACCGGCACTTTCTGCACTATCTTTATGTCAGTTTCTGCTTTTCATCACCTTTCATGGGGTGATTAAGTCAAACAGGGGCAATTTTTTTGTCCGGATGTCATTTTTTATCCACAGCGCTGCGGGGCATGTTATTCACATCCCGGGGGTTCTGACACACTTTTCTGCACAGAGTTATCCACAGGCCGGTTTTGTCGGCTGAATCACAGAATTTCGCGAAATACCGAACGACGGTATATTTAATATATTGATATTTATATGTTAATTTAATTTATGTGAATTGTGTGACGGCTCTCTTGTATTTTTTCTTCACATTGATAGGCAAGGTCTTTTTATATTATTCACAACACTGAATATTGTGGATAACTTAACGGGATTATGAGGCGGGATCAGGCGTCGCGCGGCAAACCTTTGGAAATGGCGCGGATAAGACGTTTTTGCTGTGAAGTCTGTATTTCGATACGTGATTCATCTCTCTTGGCATACTGGCGGGCAACCGCCCAGAGGATATGCTCATCAAGCCAGTCAGCCAGTCCGGTTTTTTCTGTCAGTGCAATAATAATTTTATCTTCATACGGCGCGTTGCCGAGAGCGACACTGATATTTCTCAGCCAGCGCAGATACCCGATGCGCCGGATAGCCGAACCTTCTGTCACCCGCAGGAAGGTGGCTTCATCCCAGGCGAATAAATCCAGCAGTTCCGGGGTGTGCAGACGCTTGCGCGGCGAGAAATCCGCCTCGTCTGTCAGTTGTGAAAAACGGTTCCACGGGCAGATAAGCTGGCAGTCATCACAGCCGTAAATGCGGTTTCCCATCAGCGGGCGGAATTCTTCGGGGATAGCGCCCTCCAGCTCAATGGTGAGGTAGGAGATACAGCGGCGCGCATCGACAGTATAAGGCGCGACAATCGCCTGAGTCGGGCAGGTGGTCATGCAGGCGACACAGCGGCCGCATTGTTCTTCAACCGGGATATCAATCGGCAGCGGCAGGTTGATCAGCAGCTCGCCGAGGAAAAACCAGGAGCCTGCTTCACGGTTTAAAATAAGTGAATGCTTACCAACCCAACCAAGGCCCGCTTTAGCTGCCAGTGGGCGTTCCAGTACCGGTGCTGAGTCAACAAACGGGCGGTAGCTGAGGGTATTTCCCAGAGCCAGTTCATCACACTCAGCCTGAATCCGCTCTCCCAGCTG is a genomic window containing:
- a CDS encoding DUF3761 domain-containing protein, which gives rise to MKKIVLLVCFTFSVSAFGYITYDPNDPNIKAVCRDGSYSTSKGRGTCSHHGGVDHYL
- the mscM gene encoding miniconductance mechanosensitive channel MscM, with amino-acid sequence MRLIISFLLAVFLFSPLTAVYAASDINEPQIRQELKRIESSKDPKDIEMAQALQATLNWLTDSKAADERAQSYQDTIDNFPKLVRALRQQLLEESDSPAKILTTRPISDLEQQAIQLSGQLLEQGRLLQQEQDKNREISDSLTLLPQQQSEARRLLNEATSRQQGLATPLTPLAEAQATLAAAEVQARKATVNELELAQLSANNRQELTRIRLELLRKRYQRLDLELQQLRSVLNGKRQQKAELALERTELLAEQAGDLPPYLKEQIDINRELSQVLNDQAAHMSDIGEMQRQAATDIQKARQVLGTIQEQAQWLNGSTALGEALRAQLSRLPDMPKPQQLDKEITDLRVERLKYENMLDALSGNNNEPDTSQTASLPPDQASLYQQLIQNRKELLGSLLSGYDTEILELTKLKVTTSQLSDVLIEVRDDTHRYLFWVADATPVYLNYPIEILTSLTKLLSLDTLAQLGGAFKTMFSWQNKEISLYIIGTLLLAIFGLNYRRHYQAFLDRTSQRIGKVTLDRFSITLRTLFWSVLVSLPLPVLWSAIGYGLQNAWQYPMAKAIGDGVSATTPVLWLFMFCATFARPNGLFIAQFRWPEARVKRAMRFYQLSIFVIVPLMMAMTTFEYFNDREFAPTLGRLCFLLLCAALFIITSSLRRAGVPLYLDRHGSGDNAVSKGMWWLLLLAPVVAAIAALLGYLATSQALLGRLETSVAIWFMLLVVYNIITRWMLIQRRRIAFERAKQRRAEILAQRAKSDDDSSVNSNANSAEGVIDIEEQVIDLDTISAQSVGLVRSILTMIALVSCILLWSELHTAFSFLENIRLWDVSSSINGVDTLQPITLGSVFVAILVIIITTQLVRNLPALLELALLQHLDLTPGTGYAITTLTKYSITLVGGIVGFSLIGIEWSKMQWFVTAMGVGLGFGLQEIFANIVSGLMILFEKPIRIGDTVTIRDLTGSITRINTRATTLTDWDRKEIIVPNKAFITEQFINWSLSDTVTRIVLTIPVPAEANPEQVTILLLMAAQDSAMILDTPNPEAYLVDLQQGIQIFELRAYAAEMGHRLPARHEIHQNILRSFAENNIILPFPPFEARVDMVGNILRSGTKNLSGRNPMRKSGGL
- the asd gene encoding archaetidylserine decarboxylase (Phosphatidylserine decarboxylase is synthesized as a single chain precursor. Generation of the pyruvoyl active site from a Ser is coupled to cleavage of a Gly-Ser bond between the larger (beta) and smaller (alpha chains). It is an integral membrane protein.) — encoded protein: MLDTLKIKLQYLLPKQCLTQLAGRFANKKLGWLTQLVIKAFAKAYKVDMQEAKESEFIAYSTFNEFFIRALKEEVRPIVQGSETLALPADGTISQLGLIRDDQILQAKGHNYTLEALLAGNWQLADLFRNGQFVTTYLSPRDYHRVHMPCDGHLREMIYVPGDLFSVNPLTAANVPNLFARNERLICVFDTDFGPMVQILVGATIVGSMETVWCGMVTPPREGIVRRWTYPAHDSVCAVNLKKGEEMGRFKLGSTVINLFPADTVALNSALANGVSTRMGELLATRITADDAACAEESPACPSQPDAAATN
- the rsgA gene encoding small ribosomal subunit biogenesis GTPase RsgA, giving the protein MAKQKLSKGQVRRVQANQQRKLRKENRPEPEDSLFGEAQEGQVISRFGQHADIEAADGSVQRCNLRRTIKSLVTGDRVVWRAALQNNEEGRVNGIVEAVHERESVLTRPDFYDGIKPIAANINQIVIVSAILPELSLNIIDRYLVACETLGVEPLIVLNKIDLLNDESRDQVNDLMNIYRNIGYRVLEVSGYTNEGIDALTAALAGRISIFAGQSGVGKSSLLNTLLPENADILVNNVSDVSGLGQHTTTASRLYHFPHGGDVIDSPGVREFGLWHLTPEQVTQGYTEFRDYLGGCKFRDCKHGDDPGCALREAVENGEISAERFENYHRILESMAQVKPRRNFTAGED
- the orn gene encoding oligoribonuclease: MAKSEQNLIWIDLEMTGLDPERDRIIEIATIVTDANLNILAEGPVLAVHQSDEQLGLMDDWNVRTHGASGLTERVRASTYSDAQAEQATIAFLEQWVPQGASPICGNSVGQDRRFLFRYMPALEQYFHYRYLDVSTLKELARRWKPEVLDGFTKKNTHQALDDIRESIAELAYYRETFIRL
- the queG gene encoding tRNA epoxyqueuosine(34) reductase QueG, whose protein sequence is MNTHPDLHQLAARIKQWGRELGFQQVGICDTDLSAEEPKLQAWLDAGYQGEMDWMARHGMMRARPHELLPGTLRVISVRMNYLPAKASFAAVLQNPEQGYISRYALGRDYHKLLRQRLKQLGERIQAECDELALGNTLSYRPFVDSAPVLERPLAAKAGLGWVGKHSLILNREAGSWFFLGELLINLPLPIDIPVEEQCGRCVACMTTCPTQAIVAPYTVDARRCISYLTIELEGAIPEEFRPLMGNRIYGCDDCQLICPWNRFSQLTDEADFSPRKRLHTPELLDLFAWDEATFLRVTEGSAIRRIGYLRWLRNISVALGNAPYEDKIIIALTEKTGLADWLDEHILWAVARQYAKRDESRIEIQTSQQKRLIRAISKGLPRDA